The genome window GCGAAGGCGGCCAAGGCGGATGCGGTATCCCCCGCGGGGGCGAGAATTTCCGGCTTGTGGCCGGAAACGATGGGATCGGAAGTGGTCATGTTCATAATCCGATCATCATAAACGCACGCCGCCGCAACCTCAAGGGAAAAGGCTGCCGCCACTGCCTTGGGGCTTGGCTCTTTCAGCCGCCCGCCCTACAATGGATTGTTGTTGCCACCATATCCCTTGAGGTTCCCATGCAGACTCCGGATTTCACGATCGACTCCCCCCCCATTCTTCCCCTGTGCCGCGAGGTTTCCGTCCTGTCCCTCGAACGCCGCGCATCTCCGGAAACGGGCGGCGGCGAGCTGTTCACCCTGCGGCTGCGTTCCCCGGGCTGGGATGCCTGGCTGCCCGGCCAGTTCGTCATGATCCGCCCGCACCGCGTATCGCGCCCGGACATCCTTTGGGCCAGGCCCTTTTCCATTTCCCACGCGGACACGGAAGAATTGCGCATTGTGTTCCAGGTGGCCGGGCGCGGCACGGCGGACATGCTGGAGCTGGAACGCGGCGAGACCGTCACGGTCTGGGGGCCGCTCGGCAACGGGTTCGCCGTGTCCCGGTCCGGCCCGACGCTTCTCCTCGCGGGCGGCATCGGCATCGCGCCCTTCGTGGGGTATATCGAGCACCATCCCGCGCCGGAAACGCTGCGCCTGGAATTCGGGCACAAACACCACATCGACTGCTACCCCTTTATGGAATGCCGCGACGCCCACTGTTCTCTTTCCGAGGAACTGTTCCCGGCCGCGAGCCACCGCGAAACCTGCCCTGAAGACCTGACCCGGTTCGTGGCCGTCATGGACGAGGCCATCCGGGATGTGGCCGGGCGGGGCGGTCTGGTTCTGGCCTGCGGCCCCATGCCGTTCCTGAAAGCCGTGCGGCAATTCGCCCTGCACCACAACGCCAGGGCCCAGCTTTCCCTGGAAACGCGCATGGCCTGCGGGGTCGGCGCCTGCCTCGGCTGCGTGGTCAAGAGCACGGCGGCGAAAAGCAGGCA of uncultured delta proteobacterium contains these proteins:
- the pyrK gene encoding Dihydroorotate dehydrogenase, electron transfer subunit → MQTPDFTIDSPPILPLCREVSVLSLERRASPETGGGELFTLRLRSPGWDAWLPGQFVMIRPHRVSRPDILWARPFSISHADTEELRIVFQVAGRGTADMLELERGETVTVWGPLGNGFAVSRSGPTLLLAGGIGIAPFVGYIEHHPAPETLRLEFGHKHHIDCYPFMECRDAHCSLSEELFPAASHRETCPEDLTRFVAVMDEAIRDVAGRGGLVLACGPMPFLKAVRQFALHHNARAQLSLETRMACGVGACLGCVVKSTAAKSRQAVPVPDGFAYVQTCTNGPVFWADQIDLTE